One window of the Branchiostoma lanceolatum isolate klBraLanc5 chromosome 3, klBraLanc5.hap2, whole genome shotgun sequence genome contains the following:
- the LOC136431249 gene encoding acidic mammalian chitinase-like — MKPTLLLLGIVLVQSVHYAWTYKRVCYHTNWSQYRPGIGKFFPEDIDSSLCTHIIYSFAKMVGNQLQAFEWNDESEPWMRGMYERFNDLKLTNPSLKTLLAVGGWNFGSGPFSDMVSTAAGRAEFVGTSITFLRERNFDGLDLDWEYPANRAGSRPEDKQRFTDLTRELKVAFDREAAETGREALLLTTAVAAGASTIETAYEIAAISQYFDFINVMSYDLHGAWEEFTGLNSPLYPSASESGDQALLNQEAAINLWLAGGAPPSKLILGIGTYGRAFQLANPAENGLRAPVRGAATAGTYTREGGFLSYYEICEKLSAGATRVFDSEHLAPYATWSDQWVGYDDAESIQYKIAFLKEKGLGGFMVWALDLDDFNGNSCNAGRYPLLREMNRLLLGGVVPTLPPRPTPGPGEVIPEATPGGGVVPVQTTPASSGGNGGGTGGTGGTGFCANRADGYYADPLDCAMYYQCAGGATHHWTCAEGLLWNVQICDWAHNVECALRALP; from the exons ATGAAGCCAACTCTGTTATTACTTGGTATCGTCCTTGTGCAGAGCGTTCATTATG CTTGGACGTACAAGCGCGTGTGCTACCACACCAACTGGTCCCAGTACCGCCCGGGCATCGGTAAGTTCTTCCCGGAGGACATCGACTCTTCGCTGTGCACCCACATCATCTACTCCTTCGCCAAGATGGTCGGCAACCAGCTGCAGGCGTTCGAATGGAACGACGAGTCCGAGCCCTGGATGAGGGGCATGTACGAACGCTTCAACGACCTCAAG CTGACCAATCCGAGCTTGAAGACACTGTTGGCCGTCGGCGGGTGGAACTTCGGGTCCGGTCCGTTCTCCGACATGGTGAGCACGGCGGCCGGCCGCGCGGAGTTCGTCGGCACAAGCATCACCTTTCTGCGGGAACGCAACTTCGACGGGCTGGACCTGGACTGGGAGTACCCGGCCAACAGGGCCGGCTCGCGCCCGGAGGACAAGCAGAGGTTCACCGATCTTACGAGG GAGTTGAAGGTAGCGTTTGACAGAGAGGCCGCGGAGACCGGACGGGAGGCCCTGCTGCTGACCACCGCCGTTGCCGCTGGGGCATCCACCATCGAGACTGCCTACGAGATCGCCGCTATCTCTCA GTACTTTGACTTCATCAACGTGATGTCCTATGACCTCCACGGGGCCTGGGAGGAGTTCACAGGACTCAACAGCCCTCTGTATCCATCCGCGTCAGAGAGCGGTGATCAGGCCCTGCTCAACCAG GAAGCTGCTATCAACCTCTGGCTCGCCGGAGGAGCGCCGCCCTCCAAGTTGATCCTGGGGATCGGTACGTACGGGCGGGCCTTCCAGCTGGCCAACCCGGCGGAGAACGGGCTCCGGGCGCCCGTGCGGGGTGCTGCCACCGCCGGCACCTACACCCGGGAGGGCGGATTCCTGTCCTACTATGAG ATCTGTGAGAAGCTGTCTGCCGGTGCCACACGTGTGTTCGACAGCGAACACCTGGCTCCGTACGCCACCTGGAGCGACCAGTGGGTGGGGTATGACGACGCCGAGAGTATCCAGTACAAG ATCGCCTTCCTGAAAGAGAAGGGACTTGGTGGCTTCATGGTGTGGGCGCTGGATCTGGACGACTTCAACGGGAATAGCTGCAACGCCGGCCGTTACCCACTCCTGAGGGAGATGAACCGGCTGCTGCTCGGCGGCGTAGTGCCCACCCTCCCGCCGCGCCCGACCCCAGGCCCCGGGGAGGTTATCCCCGAGGCGACACCCGGTGGGGGAGTGGTCCCTGTGCAGACAACCCCAGCATCATCAG GCGGAAATGGCGGGGGTACAGGTGGTACAGGTGGTACCGGGTTTTGCGCTAACCGTGCGGACGGGTACTACGCCGACCCGCTGGACTGTGCCATGTACTACCAGTGCGCGGGGGGAGCCACCCACCACTGGACGTGCGCGGAGGGACTGCTGTGGAACGTGCAGATATGCGACTGGGCCCACAACGTGGAGTGTGCTCTCCGTGCTCTCCCCTGA
- the LOC136429334 gene encoding alcohol dehydrogenase-like codes for MHVVVGLLGGDDPGSVPLMPYVLSRHQMAGVLMGSLPQLKDLVALMAQGNVKAPPISHHPLENVYDVLQDLKAGKVKGRAVVKL; via the exons ATGCACGTGGTGGTGGGGCTGTTGGGCGGAGACGATCCCGGTTCGGTGCCGCTGATGCCGTACGTCCTGAGTCGTCATCAGATGGCCGGGGTGCTCATGGGATCGCTGCCGCAGCTGAAGGATCTCGTGGCCCTCATGGCACAGGGAAAT GTGAAAGCACCGCCCatttcccatcatcctttggAGAACGTCTATGACGTCCTGCAGGATCTGAAGGCTgggaaggtcaaaggtcgtgcGGTTGTGAAGCTGTGA
- the LOC136431256 gene encoding alcohol dehydrogenase-like, which translates to MARRSMRLVEYGKPFQLTKEEVPTAPKGGAVVKTEYAGMCHSDVLIMDGDFPMPLNTVMGHEIAGTVHDIEPGEDLKVGDRVAVYWQGGCGECSRCEVGETIACLKDIKRHLGAMEDGGFSDYVIVPDTRLLVKVPDTVAMDTACLLPCSGLTAYNAVCKMLPTVQDFAKHTADCAVLLVGAGGLGLWGVQFAKQLLPAGVRVISADVDNVKLATAREAGCDEALLWGKDVDDDTAVAAAKKACGGLGAAVAAIDFVNVPETFGRIEKILAPGGMHVLVGLLGVGASGSVPLMPYVLNRHQMTSLLMGSLPQLKDLMALVAQGKIKPPPISHHPLENVYDVLQDLKAGKVEGRAVVKL; encoded by the exons ATGGCGCGGCGTAGCATGAGGTTGGTGGAGTACGGGAAGCCCTTCCAGCTGACGAAGGAAGAGGTACCCACTGCACCCAAGGGTGGGGCTGTCGTCAAG ACGGAATACGCAGGGATGTGCCATTCTGATGTCCTCATCATGGATGGAGACTTCCCAATGCCTCTCAATACCGTTATGG GGCACGAGATAGCTGGCACAGTTCACGACATAGAGCCTGGAGAAGATCTGAAG gtAGGAGACCGGGTGGCCGTGTACTGGCAGGGCGGGTGTGGGGAGTGCAGCAGGTGTGAGGTGGGAGAGACTATCGCATGTCTCAAGGACATCAAACGCCACCTCGGAGCAATGGAAGATGGCGG TTTCTCGGATTACGTCATCGTCCCTGACACCAGGCTGCTGGTGAAGGTGCCTGACACGGTTGCCATGGATACGGCGTGTCTGCTCCCCTGCTCCGGGCTGACCGCCTACAACGCTGTCTGTAAGATGTTGCCGACGGTTCAGGACTTCGCCAAGCATACAG CGGACTGTGCAGTACTGCTGGTGGGCGCTGGGGGGCTAGGCCTGTGGGGTGTCCAGTTCGCCAAACAACTACTTCCTGCCGGCGTTCGCGTCATCAGCGCTGACGTCGAC AATGTGAAACTGGCTACAGCAAGAGAAGCTGGGTGTGATGAGGCTCTGTTGTGGGGAAAGGATG ttgatgacGACACCGCTGTGGCTGCAGCCAAGAAAGCCTGTGGGGGCCTCGGAGCTGCTGTGGCGGCCATTGACTTCGTCAACGTGCCTGAAACTTTTGGGCGCATTGAGAAGATATTAGCACCG GGCGGGATGCACGTGTTGGTCGGTTTGTTGGGAGTCGGTGCGTCCGGTTCCGTGCCGCTGATGCCATACGTGCTGAATCGTCATCAGATGACGTCATTGCTCATGGGATCGCTTCCGCAGCTGAAGGACCTCATGGCCCTCGTGGCGCAGGGGAAG atcaagCCACCG